A single Eleginops maclovinus isolate JMC-PN-2008 ecotype Puerto Natales chromosome 5, JC_Emac_rtc_rv5, whole genome shotgun sequence DNA region contains:
- the LOC134864277 gene encoding carcinoembryonic antigen-related cell adhesion molecule 1-like isoform X2: MRGAAMSLTAAASGLVVFLLSVSVVQGQDVWGVTYSSTEICAVKGSTVEINCRYTYPSRWRGGVNTVEKTFWFTKQKDGEPVDLRTDSEYAGRVETLCKNNICTLRIRNLRESDSAQYRFKFKTNQEGFEGSPGVTLSVTDLQVTSPSNRLYCQSRCPHSSNPSYIWYKNGQIIQGQTSYHTEHQNNGDSYSCALKGHEDFPSPPVYAPKLPSVSVSPSAEIEEGSSVTLTCSSDANPAANYTWYKENEDSPKASGQIFTITDFRAEHSGSYSCEAQNKLGRSNSTLHLSVGTGSSRMMVNIIRTTLGVLILIPVFLLSLWKRKNKAVRSSTGAHTPEEIELDSVPEYEDVSHTAAQTEDPEEQEDMV; this comes from the exons tggttCAGGGTCAGGATGTCTGGGGAGTGACTTACTCTTCTACTGAGATCTGTGCAGTGAAAGGATCAACAGTGGAGATAAACTGCAGATACACATACCCATCTAGATGGAGAGGTGGTGTTAACACAGTAGAGAAAACATTCTGGTTTACTAAACAGAAAGATGGTGAACCTGTAGATCTGAGAACAGACTCAGAGTATGCAGGTCGTGTAGAGActctctgtaaaaacaacatctgcacTCTGAGAATCAGAAACCTGAGAGAGAGCGACTCAGCTCAGTACAGGTTCAAGttcaaaacaaaccaagaaGGCTTTGAGGGTTCACCAGGAGTCACTTTGTCTGTCACAG ATCTCCAGGTCACATCACCATCAAACAGGCTGTATTGTCAGAGCAGATGTCCTCATTCTTCTAATCCTTCATACATCTGGTACAAGAACGGACAAATAATTCAGGGACAAACATCTTATCATACAGAACACCAGAACAATGGAGACAGTTATTCCTGTGCTTTAAAGGGACATGAGGacttcccctctcctccagtGT ATGCTCCAaagctcccctctgtgtcagtgagtccctctgctgagatagaggagggcagttcagtgactctgacctgtagcagtgatgctaaCCCAGCAGCTAACTACACCTGGTACAAGGAGAATGAAGACTCTCCAAAAGCTTCAGGACAGATCTTCACCATCACTGACTTCAGAGCTGAACACAGTGGGAGTTATTCCTGTGAAGCCCAGAACAAGTTAGGACGTAGTAACTCCACCTTACATCTGAGTGTTGGAACAG GGAGTTCAAGAATGATGGTGAATATCATCAGGACGACTCTGGGGGTCTTGATTCTGattcctgtgtttctcctgaGTCTGTGGAAGAG GAAGAACAAAGCTGTTAGATCCAGCACTGGAGCACATACACCTGAAGAGATAGAG TTGGACTCTGTTCCTGAGTATGAGGACGTctctcacactgcagcacagacagaagacccagaggagcaggaagacaTGGTGTGA
- the LOC134864277 gene encoding carcinoembryonic antigen-related cell adhesion molecule 1-like isoform X1: protein MFYSLTEMRGAAMSLTAAASGLVVFLLSVSVVQGQDVWGVTYSSTEICAVKGSTVEINCRYTYPSRWRGGVNTVEKTFWFTKQKDGEPVDLRTDSEYAGRVETLCKNNICTLRIRNLRESDSAQYRFKFKTNQEGFEGSPGVTLSVTDLQVTSPSNRLYCQSRCPHSSNPSYIWYKNGQIIQGQTSYHTEHQNNGDSYSCALKGHEDFPSPPVYAPKLPSVSVSPSAEIEEGSSVTLTCSSDANPAANYTWYKENEDSPKASGQIFTITDFRAEHSGSYSCEAQNKLGRSNSTLHLSVGTGSSRMMVNIIRTTLGVLILIPVFLLSLWKRKNKAVRSSTGAHTPEEIELDSVPEYEDVSHTAAQTEDPEEQEDMV, encoded by the exons tggttCAGGGTCAGGATGTCTGGGGAGTGACTTACTCTTCTACTGAGATCTGTGCAGTGAAAGGATCAACAGTGGAGATAAACTGCAGATACACATACCCATCTAGATGGAGAGGTGGTGTTAACACAGTAGAGAAAACATTCTGGTTTACTAAACAGAAAGATGGTGAACCTGTAGATCTGAGAACAGACTCAGAGTATGCAGGTCGTGTAGAGActctctgtaaaaacaacatctgcacTCTGAGAATCAGAAACCTGAGAGAGAGCGACTCAGCTCAGTACAGGTTCAAGttcaaaacaaaccaagaaGGCTTTGAGGGTTCACCAGGAGTCACTTTGTCTGTCACAG ATCTCCAGGTCACATCACCATCAAACAGGCTGTATTGTCAGAGCAGATGTCCTCATTCTTCTAATCCTTCATACATCTGGTACAAGAACGGACAAATAATTCAGGGACAAACATCTTATCATACAGAACACCAGAACAATGGAGACAGTTATTCCTGTGCTTTAAAGGGACATGAGGacttcccctctcctccagtGT ATGCTCCAaagctcccctctgtgtcagtgagtccctctgctgagatagaggagggcagttcagtgactctgacctgtagcagtgatgctaaCCCAGCAGCTAACTACACCTGGTACAAGGAGAATGAAGACTCTCCAAAAGCTTCAGGACAGATCTTCACCATCACTGACTTCAGAGCTGAACACAGTGGGAGTTATTCCTGTGAAGCCCAGAACAAGTTAGGACGTAGTAACTCCACCTTACATCTGAGTGTTGGAACAG GGAGTTCAAGAATGATGGTGAATATCATCAGGACGACTCTGGGGGTCTTGATTCTGattcctgtgtttctcctgaGTCTGTGGAAGAG GAAGAACAAAGCTGTTAGATCCAGCACTGGAGCACATACACCTGAAGAGATAGAG TTGGACTCTGTTCCTGAGTATGAGGACGTctctcacactgcagcacagacagaagacccagaggagcaggaagacaTGGTGTGA